Genomic window (uncultured Hyphomonas sp.):
CTGGCCGAATACGGCTTCCGCCTGCCCTCCTGCCTCGACAACCGGCCGCTGAAATTCGAGGAATGGGACGCCATGCGCCCGCAGACGGTGCACGTCTCCGCCACGCCCGGCCCGTGGGAGCTGGACCGCACCGGCGGCGTGTTCACCGAACAGGTCATCCGCCCCACCGGCCTGCTCGACCCGCCGGTGGAAGTGCGCCCCGTCTCCAATGATGGCGCCAACCAGGTCGACGATGTCATGGCCGAGGTGAAGGCCGTTGCCGCCAAGGGCTACCGCTCGCTGATCACGACGCTGACCAAGAAGATGTCGGAAGACCTGACGGACTTCCTGCACGAGAACGGCGTGCGCGTGCGCTACATGCACTCCGACATCGACACGATCGAGCGGATCGAGATCATCCGCGACCTGCGCCTCGGCGTGTTCGACGTGCTGGTCGGCATCAATTTGCTACGCGAGGGGCTCGACATTCCGGAGTGCGGCTTTGTCGGCATTCTCGATGCGGACAAGGAAGGCTTCCTGCGCTCGGAGACCAGCCTCGTGCAGACCATCGGCCGCGCGGCGCGGAACGCCGAGGCGCGGGTTGTTCTCTATGCGGACAAGATCACCGGCTCCATGCAGCGCGCCATGGACGAGACCGACCGCCGCCGCGCCAAGCAGATGGCCTATAATGAGGAACACGGCATCACGCCGACCACGATCAAGCGCGACGTCGCCGACATCCTCGGCGAACTGGGCGAGAAGAAAGACGGCGGCGCGAAAGGCCGGGGCCGCGGCAAGGATGGCGGCAAGTCCCGCGGCCGCACCCGCGCCGTGGCGGAGGACAAGGCCCCCGCCCTCGCCGGGGCCAGCGGCCACAACCTCAAGGCCGTCATCGCCGACTATGAGAAGCAAATGCGCGAAGCCGCCGCAAACCTGGAATTCGAAGAAGCCGCCCGCCTGCGGGACGAGGTGAAGCGGCTGAGGGAAGAGGAATTGGGTTTGTAAGGTAGGGAGCCTTATGCCGGGTAAATTGCACAAGCCAATTCCCACTTGAACATGACCGGCCAGACCGCGCGTTCACTATTGCCCAATATCGTTTGCTAATTCCCTAGATTAGAACTTTTGACTCGCGTGCATTTACACTTGACATTTCAACTGTTGTCGGCCAAAAAGCCATAAGCGGCGAAAGCCGCACTTGGTGTTAGCTAAGTATGCAACGCTAAAAGTTGCTTTGATATATCACGAGAGTGACCCCTCCTTTGTGAGGGTGATAGCCCCCGACCAAATAAATGGGCGGGGGTTTTCTATTGCTTAACATTATCTTAATGTTGCAATTTGCTCAGAGGTTGATTTACCGCCATGACTCGCTGGATCTTGGGACTGCTTGCGATCGCTGCAACGGGATATGTGACATTCCTCTACTACTCTCAATCATCACCTTCCCAAGAACTTTCTGCCGCCAAAGATTTGCTGTTTCTCGGGTCTAGTACGTTCATTTCTTATTTGATCGCCAGCGCGTTATCTAGGGAAGAATATCAAAAAGAGCTTCACCGCTTAGGTGACATCACCTCAAGGCGCATTGCGAGACTAGCCTCCAATCTGAGACAGATCGCTCAGGAAGTCCTGCCTGTCAGCCAAACATCCGCGAACGCCATATACAGACTATCAGAAGATGCAGATGAAAGCACCGCTGACATTCTACTGATCACCTCTGCCGAAACGCCTCAAAACGCAAACATAATATATTGTCCCAATTGCGGAGCACGAGACACCCATGTGTTTCAAGAAGGTAAGACTACAAACACAAGGGAATGCAGATCCTGTCGAGCAAAATTTAACGTCCACAAAGCTGCAGAAGGCGTTCTCATTCGGCCCGTCACAACACCGAGCACCGCTTCTCCTATCGCATCGAAACTGCCATCGAGAGCAACCGGAATTGCTCTGCCATCTGATCAAACAGCCAAAAAACTAGACGTAAATTGTCCTGGAAGCAGCCCGAAAGGCAGCTGCGGAGGGACACTGCACCTACCTTCCAAAACCGGCGTTCACCAAGTGACGTGCTTCGAATGTGACGAACTGATCCAATATGATTTCGACAAGAGAATAATTCTCTCTCATCAAAAGGGAACCCCCAAGGCCGTTTCCATCAGAACCCTACCTGAGGCCAGCACTGTGCCCTGTCCAGATTGCAGCGCACCAGTTCAACACCGATCATTCATTATCAGAAATTCTCGAGGCGACATTTTTGCACTTTGCAGAAAATGTGGCTGCCAATTGGTAGATCGCTCAAATCCAAGATTGAGCTGAGCGAACAAGTGTGGTGTAGGCGAAGACGATACCCACCGTTCGGGTGTGCGGCGGGGTGTGTTGGTGGGCATCCCTTTGCGTGGGCCCACCCTACGGGGTTTCGCGCTCTCCCGCTTCATCCTTCGACTTCGCTCAGGATGAGTCCGGGGCGGACGGAACATTCGGAGCGCTCATGCTGAGCGGCGTCGAAGCATGGGCGCGGGAGGCGCCAGCGTCTCCATCCTGCGACGCCGCCTCCTCCCGCTCCTGCCGCCTGAGTTCCACCAGTTCCGCCCAATAGTCACGATTACGCCCCTTCTCGCGGATCTCTGCGTAGAAAGCGTCGACCTCTTCCTTTGACCAGGGCTCGGGCTCCGGAGGCGGGGGCAGCGGCGGCAGGCCGGCGGCGGCGCGGGCGGCCGCTTCGGCTTCGGCCTCTTCATTGAGGCGTTGCACATAGGCCAGCGACTGCTCGATGTCTTTCTGGCGCACGATGATTGCGGCCTGGTTCTGGAACTTTTCCATCTCGCCCGTGCCCGCGCGGCCAAAGGCGAGGAGGCGCGCGAGGCGGCGGACAGAGGCCATCTCTTCCTCCGCCGCCTCGAGATGCCCTGCCTCGGCCAGGGCGAGCGTGCGGGCGCGGGCAAGGTCCACCTGACGCCGGGCGCCCATTGAAGGCCGGTCCTGCATCTCCTCGCAGAGTTCCCACAGCTCCTCGGCCTGCTCGCGGATGGCCTCGATGGCGTCCGCCCCTGCCCCGCGCGCGGCGGCGTCTGCCTCTTCCCGCGCCCGGATGTCTGTTTGCCGGTAGCCGTCCAGCCGGGCCCAGCGGGTGAGCGTCGCCTCCGGAATCTGAAGGCGGACGCGGAGGCTGGCGAGGCTTTCGCCGCCAAGGGCCGCCGCCCGGGCCAGGGTGCGCAGGGCGTCAAGCTCCGCCCGGGTGCGGCGGTGGCGGGTCTGTTTCGGCGGCGCTTGCGGCCGGGTCGTCATGTGCTCTGTCATGGGGCAGAGAGTGCCACGGCGCCTTATCAGACGAATTCGCAGGGCCCGGCCAGCTGCCATAGAGGGTGTATAGACGGCGTATAGAGTGTGTTCGTGAGTGTGCCCGGGGGCGCGCTATCCTCCCACTTACTCCGTGTGCAGCGCAACAAATTCACAGGCGATTCGAAACCTGTGGAATTCTTCGCGTGCTGCATGAAAATTTTTTGACAAGGACTCGACTCAGGCGAGCTTTGGTGAGATCGTTTCGTTAAGCCAACGAAACCCGGCGGGAGCAGACCCGCCAACGGACGAAGGCAGAGCACGTCGCCCCCGGATCGATCCGGGTCAGGAGCAAGGCTGTGAGAGCAGCGGCGCAAAGGGCCCGGCGGGATGAAGGGACAAAGCAGGCGGCGTATTCCGGAGGGGAGCTAGACCCCGCAAGGAAAGGCTGTAGGCCATGACCGGAGCGCGATCCGAAACATGGTGGCAAAGCTGAAGCACGGATGGAAATCCGACAGGGCAACCTGGAGAAAGACCTGAAGGAAATCAGCGGCGTGCAGGTTGCGTGAGGCACCGCCCGAGGTGCTGCGGAACCGCGGACTTTAACGGCCGCCTTTAGAGGCTAAGGGCGCCAGCCCGTTCCCAAGACGAGCAGGCGACCGGCCGGGTCCGACAGGGGTGAAGACAGGCCCGTGCAAGCGAGCCCGAAACACTCCGGTGTCAGAAGACCGACAACGAGTGCTAGCACAGTGTCTCGGTAGTCCGATTCGAAACACCAGGAAAGGCGTTCTCCCCTGGGAGGGCGCCTTTTTTGTGTTTGGGGGTCCGGGCGGCTTGCTGTGTACGGATCAGCTGAGGGCGAGGCCTGCGAACAGATAGATCAGCGAAGCCGCCGCGCCCGCCGCCACGGCATAAGGCAGCTGCGTCGCGACATGGCGAACATGGTCGCATCCTGCAGCAAGACTTGCGATCACGGTCGTATCGGAAATGGGCGAGCAATGATCGCCAAACACCCCGCCCCCGATGACGGCTGCCAGCATCAGCTCCGGCGGAAAGCCCACGGCCTGCGCCACGGGCATCGCGATCGGCACCATGATCCCGAACGTCCCCCAGCTCGTCCCGGTCATGAACGCGGTCACCCCGGCGACGAGAAAAACCGCCATCGGCACCATGGCCGCCGGCAGATAATCCGAAACGATTCCAGCCATGTAGGTGCCTGTGCCGAGCGCCTTGAGGCTCGCCCCGAAGGCGATGGCCAGCAGCAGGACGGTCACCGGCGGCACCATCTCGCCGATGCCGCGGAAGAAGCGCTCCTGGATTTCCGCGCTGGTGAAAACCTTGCTGACGCGGAGCATCACGGCCGCCAGCGCGATGGCGACGCACACGCCCCACAGGATCGACAGGCTGCCATTCCCGGCCAGCATGTTGCCCTTCCCCGTCCAGGCCATGAACCCGATGGACCCGGCGACCATCACCAGCAAAGGCAGCCACATGTGAATGGCCCGGTTTGCCGGCGTATGGTCCACGGTTTCCAGCTCCGCCGCGCCCGGCCGCGCCTCCAGATCTGCTGTGCGCATGGGGCCAAAGGTCCGGTTGAGGAGCACGGTCGCAAAGACGCCCAGGACCGTCAGGATGGCATAGGCGTTCCACATCACCGTGCCTGCCACGACGCCGAGGCTCTCCTCTCCATAATAGGGCTGCACCAGCGACAGCACATAGGCGCCCCAGCCGTTCAGCAGGATCAGGGCAGAGACCGGCGCCGAGGTGGAGTCGATCACATAGGCCAGCCGCTCGCGGGACAGACCGTGCGTATCGAACAGGCGACGCCCCAGCACGCCGGAGCTGAGCAGGCTGACATTGGTCTCCACGAAGACCAGCGTACCGGCGATGGCGGGCGCGAGGCCCGCGCGGCGCGGCGTGGAGGTCAGGCCCTTGCGGTCCAGCAGGCCGACGGTGGCATCGACGCCGCCGGACTCCCGCATGAACACGATGAGCGCACCGATGAGCAGGCAGAAAACCAGAACGCGGGCATTGCCCGCATCGGTCAGCACCTGCACCGACCGCTCGGCCGACATCAGCGAGCCCAGCACCGGATTGCCGCCCGCAATCAGGGTTTCGGACGCGATCAGGCCGAGGCCAAGCGCGACATAGACATTGCGCCATAGCGCTGCCACGACGATCGCCAGCACTGGCGGCAACAGGGTCAGGATTTCCAGGGCGCGCCCCTTTCCGATTCAGCCTTCCACGCAGCACCCTCACCCAGACCTGTTGCAGCTGGCAAGAGGCCCGGGTGGAAGAAGCAGGCACATGCCTTTCCCGCATCCTTAACGGGCAATCGGCTGCAATCCCGGTTCTGCTGGCAGCACGGGCTGGGCTGTGCTTAACTTTTCTCCAGTTTCGTGGAGGAGGAAAAGGGATGACACGCCGTTCCCGCGCATGGCTTGCCGCGAGCACGCTGGTTCTGGCTGCCGCCTGTGCCAGCACACCGAATTCCCCAAGCGGCAGCGATGACGCCGCAAGCGACAACTGGCTGGAAGCCGCCTGGCACTGGGTGTTCCCGCCGGAAGCGCCTCCGCCACCCCCTCCACCTCCACCACCTCCTCCTCCGCCACCTCCGCCACCGCCTCCGCCGCCGCCACCTCCCCCTCCGATTGTGACGGAGACGGTGGCCGGGTTCCCGCCGGGGGAACTCTCCGCGGTGATGCAGTCGAGCGGTGTGGACCCGTACGACCCGGGCAATCGGGAGGTGGTCCGCGCCTACCTGCTCGCGCACGGCGTCGCGTATGAAAAAACGGATGATGTCTTCCGCTATTTCGGAATTAATCCCGGCGCGCCGACGAGCCCGGTCGCTTCATCTTCAGGGAGCAGCAGCTCGTCCGGCAGAGACCGGAGCGATGCCGGCTACGGCGACGGGTATGGCGAGCCCGGCGACAGCGAATACGAAGCCTATGACAGGGATTATCCGCCACTGGAGGACCCCGTCGACTATCCGCCCTTGGAAGAAGAAGCGGTGATGGTGGACGACAACATCATCGAGTTCCTGCGCATGAGTGGGATAGAGGTACCGGAAGACGCGACACCAGAAGAACTGGAAGCGCTTCTCTACGAAGCAATGGACCTGGAAGCGCTGGAACCTGCCGCTGCGGGTCCAGGCAATTCCTCACAATGCCAGGCCGAACTGGAAGATCCGGACACGATCAGCCTGATCTGTGAAATGTACGACCAGATCGGGGCCAACAGCCAGCTCAAGACTGCGAAGATCCCGGTTGGAGATGATCTGGCCGCCACTCTGAGACGGATTGCCGTTCAGGTGAGCGGCGGCATGGACCGCATGGAGCTGGGCATGCCGGAGGCACGGCTTTGCGTCTGGAACATGGACGACGTGGTCACCGAAGAAAACTACATGTATTTCGGCGATTGCGGCCTCTGGACGGAACCGCTCAGCAAGCTGGTCGAGGCGGGTGCGGGGAATTTCAATACCGGCCGGGTCGCTCATCAGGCCCCGAACGAAATGGTGGTCGACCAGGCCTATTTCCTCGAAATCGCCATTCAGCCGCTGACGCAGAACATCTCGGTTGAAGCCGCCGACACGATGCTGACCAGCACGCTCGGCACGGGCCTGGCGTCCGGCAGCACGGAAACGCCTTTCGCCATCGAGTTCGATACGGTGAAGGCGTCGAAGATCATGTCAGCCACGCTGGAGGGTGACGACGAATTCGAGATCCGCGCCATGACGCCGGAACAGCAGGCCGTCCTGCCGGATGCGCCGACGGTGTGGAAATGGCGGGTTGTTCCGAAGGAGGACGGTTATGGCGCGCTCCGCTACAACCTGTCCCAGAGCCTGGAGGTCGACGGCGAACGGTTCGACCGGTCGGTGAAGACGATCTGGCAGGATGTCGAGATTTCCACCATCGACGATTTGCTGGCAGACGACCCGCCGCCTGCCGCACGCGATACGTCTGTCATGGCGAGTACGCTGGCCGCCCCTGCCAATAATGGCGGGCCGGAGATCGCGTCTGCCGCGGCAGATGCCGGATGCAACTTCATCCAGGGCAGCGATCCGGACCGGTTTGCCATGGTCCTGTCGAACCTTGCCTATTCACCGCCAATCAGCCGCCTGGCTGTGACTCATGCAGACGGCGACCGGATCACCGATGCCCTGCTGGAAACGGGCTTCAGCGTCCAGCGCTGCCGGGACACCGGGCGCAGCGCAACACTCAGCGCCCTGCGCGAAGTGGGCCGCAAATCGCTTGCCCGCAAACAAGCCGGCGCCCATCCGGCAACCTTCTTCTATTACTCCGGACACGGCGTGAACATCGACGGGACCAATTATGTCCTGCCCGTCGACCTGCCGGGCGCCAGCACGGCGGAGATTGAGGATGGTGCGGTCAGCTTCGAGCAGATCTTCAACATCGTTTCGACCACGGTCGCCTCGACCAGCTTTATCGTGTTCGATGCCTGCCGGACGGTCATGGACGATGAAAGCCGCGGCATGCTGCGCAGTTACCAGCCGGTCACCTGGTCGACCGGCGTGTTCCAGGCCTATGCGACCGAGCCCGGCAAGACGGCCGCCGATGACGGGGCCTATTCCGAAGAACTGGCCCAGCGCCTGCCCGTCGCCGGCTTGCCAGCGAACGTCCTGTTCAAGCGTGTGCAGGACGCCGTCGCCCGCCGCACCAATGAACAGCAGCACCCGAACTATATCGACCTGACGACCGGCGGAGACTTTTACTTCCAGCCTGAATAAGCGTTCCGGAAACGAAGAAACCGCCTGCTCCCCCCTCCGGCGCAGGCGGTTTCCGCTGTCAGTCCCAGCCCCCTGGGCGCAGCGATCAGTAACGCAGCGGCGACTCTTCCTTCGCTGGCTCTTCCGGTGCCGGCACTGGATCGGGCGTGCCCTTGATCAGCGTGTCTTCCGGCGTCACGCCGGAGCTGGCCGCCGCGCAGCAACGCACCTGCATCTCCAGCACCTTGCTGTTGAAGCGGCATTGCTGGTCGTTGATTTCGCGCATGATCGACATGCCGCCGGCGCGATAGGTGTAGCGCGTCTGGGTGCAGCTGGTCAGCGTGAAGCCCGGACGGCAGGTGCCGATGGCGGAATTCTGGATGGTGCGGGTTTCGCAGACGACATCGTCTGTCTTGTTGGCGGCTTCCTCGGCCCGCGCCATGGCGGCGGCGGCGAGTTCCTTCGCCTCTGCAGCTGCGGTTGCCGCCCCATCGGCGACGTTGCGCGCCTGGGACAGGCGCATGTCGGTATCAGCCAGCGCAACGGATTGCCCGTCGATTTCGACTTTCAGCTTGCAGACGCCTTCGTCCTGATGGTCCGGCACGGCGCAGTATTGCGCGACCGTCTGTTCCTTCGGAATACCCTGGCAGGCAGCCACTCCAGCTGCGAGCGCCACGGCGGCGATAAGTCCTGATTTAGCCATTCGAGGCCTCCATGCTGTCCAGCCCGGTCGGGACTTTGGGCTTTTGACAGCAGGAGGGTCAACCTCACTCGCGGCTAAGGCGAGTCTCAGGCCTTGAGTTTGTAACCTGAACGGAACAGCCACCAGACCGCCAGAACCGATATGGCGGAGAGGGCCCCGGTATAGGCCATGCCCGTCCAGACGGACGAGTTGGACACGCCGAGGAAGCCGTAGCGGAAGCCGTCAATCATGTAGAAGAACGGGTCCATATGGGCCAGGAACTGGAACGGCGGCGTCATCACCTTGATGTCGTAGAATGTGCCCGACAGGAAAGTCAGCGGCACGATTACGAAATTGGTGACGGCGGAGAGGTGGTCGAACTTGTCGGCCCAGATACCCCCTATCGCGCCGAGCCCGCCGAGCACGATGGCAGAGGTCAGGCTGAACCAGACAATCGGCCAGACATGGGCCACAGACAGGTTCGCCAGGCCGCTCAGCTGAATGCCAATTGCGGAAATGAGTGCCACGAGCAGGCCGCGCACGATCGATCCGCCGAGGAAGCCTGCCGTCAGCTCAAGCGGCGACAGCGGCGGCATCAGGAAGTCGACATAGGTCGCGTTGAATTTGGCCTGCACCAGGCTGGAGCTCGTATTCTGGAAGGCATTCTGCAGGATCGCCATGACGATCAGGCCGGGGGCCAGGAAGTCATTGTAGTTCAGACCCTCGAAGTCACCGGTCAGGTTGCCCCGGTCCCCGAAAGCCAGCTTGAACACGGTCATGAAGAGGAGCGTGGTGACCACAGGCGCCAGGATGGTTTGCATCCACACCTTCATAAATCTGCCCACTTCCCGTTTGAAAAGCGTCCAGAGGCCAAGCCCGTTCACTGCGCCATACTGGCGGACATTGAGGCTGGCAGAAACGGAAACGTCCGGTGCGGGCGCCGATGCGGCGGAGGAGTCGGTCGAAGTCATGGCGACGTATGTAGGCGTATTTCAAGCGCTGTGCGAGGCCTGAAATACGGAGTTTTTCTGAACCCAGCCATGAGTGCGGTGTCGGAAGGAGAATTCCACAGGCGTCAACTTTTTAACCACAATATGTAGAAAGCCTGTGGAAAGGCCGTCCCGCATGTTGTGTTTCGTTTCGCCATGGATACGATATATAGGTGCTGAGCGGGGTGGCGCCTGATTGCCATCTCAACATATAGGGGCTGACGGACCTGGGTGTCGGGTCTGTACCAAGCAGGAAGGTGAATACATGTCCTGGACTGACGAACGCGTGAGTACGCTTAAAAAACTCTGGGCAGAAGGCCATTCGGCCTCTCAGATCGCAAAGCAGCTTGGCGGCGTGACCCGTAATGCCGTGATCGGCAAGGTCCACCGTCTTGGCCTGTCGGGCCGCGCCACACCTTCCCGGCCGGTCAAACGCCCGCCGCGCCTGGCCCGGCCGAAGCCCCGCGTGCTGCCGGACGGTTCGGTCAAGGTGGCCGCGCCGCAGGCTCCGGAACGGCCTGCAGAAGCCCCGCGGACGGCCATCGAGCGCCAGGAACCGCTGGCGCCTCTGCCGCCGCTGACCATGGCCGATGGCGAGCCGGCCACGATCCTGACGCTGCGGGATTCCATGTGCAAGTGGCCGATCGGCGACCCGGCCGATCCCAAATTTGCCTTCTGCGGCCGCAAGGCCGACTGCGGCCCGTACTGCGCAGAGCATGCGAAAGTCGCCTTCCAGCCCGCCCGCAAGCGGGATTCCAAGCGCGGTGAATACGATTACGTCCGCCGC
Coding sequences:
- a CDS encoding Na+/H+ antiporter NhaC family protein, giving the protein MLAIVVAALWRNVYVALGLGLIASETLIAGGNPVLGSLMSAERSVQVLTDAGNARVLVFCLLIGALIVFMRESGGVDATVGLLDRKGLTSTPRRAGLAPAIAGTLVFVETNVSLLSSGVLGRRLFDTHGLSRERLAYVIDSTSAPVSALILLNGWGAYVLSLVQPYYGEESLGVVAGTVMWNAYAILTVLGVFATVLLNRTFGPMRTADLEARPGAAELETVDHTPANRAIHMWLPLLVMVAGSIGFMAWTGKGNMLAGNGSLSILWGVCVAIALAAVMLRVSKVFTSAEIQERFFRGIGEMVPPVTVLLLAIAFGASLKALGTGTYMAGIVSDYLPAAMVPMAVFLVAGVTAFMTGTSWGTFGIMVPIAMPVAQAVGFPPELMLAAVIGGGVFGDHCSPISDTTVIASLAAGCDHVRHVATQLPYAVAAGAAASLIYLFAGLALS
- a CDS encoding caspase family protein — its product is MTRRSRAWLAASTLVLAAACASTPNSPSGSDDAASDNWLEAAWHWVFPPEAPPPPPPPPPPPPPPPPPPPPPPPPPPPIVTETVAGFPPGELSAVMQSSGVDPYDPGNREVVRAYLLAHGVAYEKTDDVFRYFGINPGAPTSPVASSSGSSSSSGRDRSDAGYGDGYGEPGDSEYEAYDRDYPPLEDPVDYPPLEEEAVMVDDNIIEFLRMSGIEVPEDATPEELEALLYEAMDLEALEPAAAGPGNSSQCQAELEDPDTISLICEMYDQIGANSQLKTAKIPVGDDLAATLRRIAVQVSGGMDRMELGMPEARLCVWNMDDVVTEENYMYFGDCGLWTEPLSKLVEAGAGNFNTGRVAHQAPNEMVVDQAYFLEIAIQPLTQNISVEAADTMLTSTLGTGLASGSTETPFAIEFDTVKASKIMSATLEGDDEFEIRAMTPEQQAVLPDAPTVWKWRVVPKEDGYGALRYNLSQSLEVDGERFDRSVKTIWQDVEISTIDDLLADDPPPAARDTSVMASTLAAPANNGGPEIASAAADAGCNFIQGSDPDRFAMVLSNLAYSPPISRLAVTHADGDRITDALLETGFSVQRCRDTGRSATLSALREVGRKSLARKQAGAHPATFFYYSGHGVNIDGTNYVLPVDLPGASTAEIEDGAVSFEQIFNIVSTTVASTSFIVFDACRTVMDDESRGMLRSYQPVTWSTGVFQAYATEPGKTAADDGAYSEELAQRLPVAGLPANVLFKRVQDAVARRTNEQQHPNYIDLTTGGDFYFQPE
- a CDS encoding ABC transporter permease, producing the protein MTSTDSSAASAPAPDVSVSASLNVRQYGAVNGLGLWTLFKREVGRFMKVWMQTILAPVVTTLLFMTVFKLAFGDRGNLTGDFEGLNYNDFLAPGLIVMAILQNAFQNTSSSLVQAKFNATYVDFLMPPLSPLELTAGFLGGSIVRGLLVALISAIGIQLSGLANLSVAHVWPIVWFSLTSAIVLGGLGAIGGIWADKFDHLSAVTNFVIVPLTFLSGTFYDIKVMTPPFQFLAHMDPFFYMIDGFRYGFLGVSNSSVWTGMAYTGALSAISVLAVWWLFRSGYKLKA
- a CDS encoding GcrA family cell cycle regulator; its protein translation is MSWTDERVSTLKKLWAEGHSASQIAKQLGGVTRNAVIGKVHRLGLSGRATPSRPVKRPPRLARPKPRVLPDGSVKVAAPQAPERPAEAPRTAIERQEPLAPLPPLTMADGEPATILTLRDSMCKWPIGDPADPKFAFCGRKADCGPYCAEHAKVAFQPARKRDSKRGEYDYVRRIAG